The following are encoded in a window of Gramella sp. MT6 genomic DNA:
- a CDS encoding universal stress protein, protein MKKVLIGLDYNPKSERVTKKGYELAKKLGAEVCLIHVLADVSYYGVNYPNFMGYEGFNEMQVDLNVISELREVAKNFLETAAKHLDDPMVTTHLAEGPTSAAILDYANKWNADLIVLGTHSHSVLEKVLMGTTASRILEKTKIPVYLIPVKNDSD, encoded by the coding sequence ATGAAAAAGGTTCTAATTGGATTAGATTATAATCCAAAGTCAGAGAGAGTGACAAAAAAAGGATACGAACTTGCAAAGAAGCTAGGTGCCGAGGTTTGTCTTATCCATGTTTTGGCAGATGTAAGTTATTATGGGGTAAATTATCCTAATTTCATGGGGTATGAAGGTTTTAATGAAATGCAGGTAGACCTAAATGTTATTTCTGAACTCCGGGAAGTTGCTAAAAATTTTCTGGAAACGGCCGCCAAACACCTGGATGATCCCATGGTAACAACTCACCTTGCTGAAGGACCAACTTCAGCCGCGATTCTTGATTATGCCAATAAATGGAATGCAGATCTAATTGTGCTGGGAACTCATAGCCACTCAGTCCTGGAAAAGGTTTTAATGGGTACCACTGCAAGTAGAATTCTGGAAAAAACAAAGATTCCAGTATACCTTATTCCCGTCAAAAACGATTCAGACTAA
- a CDS encoding dodecin family protein: protein MGIVKVIEVIATSEKSFDDATRNAVKEAAKSINNIKSVYIKEMKAQVNGDAITSYAVNAKISFEKSS, encoded by the coding sequence ATGGGAATTGTAAAAGTGATCGAAGTGATCGCAACTTCTGAAAAGAGTTTTGATGATGCTACCAGAAATGCTGTTAAGGAAGCTGCAAAATCTATCAATAATATAAAATCTGTTTATATCAAAGAAATGAAAGCACAGGTGAACGGCGATGCGATAACTTCATACGCCGTGAATGCGAAAATTTCATTCGAAAAATCCAGCTAG